In the Pithys albifrons albifrons isolate INPA30051 chromosome 3, PitAlb_v1, whole genome shotgun sequence genome, one interval contains:
- the LOC139669602 gene encoding uncharacterized protein translates to MPGALRERGPPGSGSSGSRRREPPPGAAGIGSRREPPPGPGATGSDEDPPGAAAASGFRRRCAGHAPQLGPPPVAPVTAVAPPTSLGEFRHRRAGPAPGNPPLTPAAPPRPVGPALRVRPR, encoded by the coding sequence ATGCCCGGGGCGCTCCGGGAACGGGGCCCGCCGGGATCGGGATCCTCTGGGAGCCGCCGCCGGGAGCCGCCGCCGGGAGCCGCCGGGATCGGGAGCCGCCGGGAGCCGCCGCCGGGACCGGGAGCGACCGGGAGCGACGAGGACCCGCCGGGAGCCGCGGCCGCTTCCGGGTTCCGCCGCCGCTGTGCTGGACACGCCCCCCAGCTCGGCCCGCCCCCCGTCGCCCCGGTAACTGCCGTCGCCCCGCCCACTTCTCTCGGTGAGTTCCGCCACcgccgcgccggccccgcccccggtAACCCCCCTCTCACcccggcggccccgccccgtCCCGTTGGCCCCGCCCTGCGGGTTCGGCCCCGGTAA
- the ATP6V1F gene encoding V-type proton ATPase subunit F, producing MAGRGKLIAVMGDEDTVTGFLLGGIGELDKHRRPNFLVVEKETSLAEIEETFRGFLAREDVGMILISQALAEQIRPAVAAHARALPAVLEIPSKDHPYDPARDSVLRRARGLFAPDELR from the exons ATGGCGGGCCGCGGGAAGCTGATCGCGGTGATGGGCGACGAGGACACGGTGACCGGGTTCCTGCTGGGCGGCATCGGGGAGCTGGACAAGCACCGGCGGCCCAACTTCCTGGTGGTGGAGAAGGAGACGAGCCTGGCCGAGATCGAGGAGACGTTCCG GGGTTTCCTGGCGCGGGAGGACGTGGGGATGATCCTGATCTCGCAGGCGCTGGCCGAGCAGATCCGGCCGGCGGTCGCTGCCCACGCCCGGGCGCTGCCCGCGGTGCTCGAGATCCCCTCCAAGGACCACCCGTACGACCCGGCCCGGGACTCGGTGCTGCGCCGCGCCCGGGGGCTCTTCGCGCCTGACGAGCTTCGATAG